A region from the Lycium barbarum isolate Lr01 chromosome 8, ASM1917538v2, whole genome shotgun sequence genome encodes:
- the LOC132605795 gene encoding ERBB-3 BINDING PROTEIN 1-like yields MSDEEREEKELDLTSPEVVTKYKCAAEILNKALQLVVFECKPKAKIVDLCEKGDAYIKEQTGNMYKNVKKKIERGVAFPTCISVNNTVCHFSPLSSDETVLEEGDMVKIDMGCHIDGFIAVVAHTHVLQRGPFTGRAADVVAAANTAAEVALRLVRPGRKNSDVTEAIQKVAAAYDCKIVEGVLSHQMKQFVIDGNKVVLSVSNPDTRVDEAEFEENEVYSIDIVTSTGEGKPKLLDEKQTTIYKRAVDKSYNLKMKASRFIFSEISQKFPIMPFTARDLEEKRARLGLVECVNHELLQPYPVLHEKPGDLVAHIKFTVLLMPNGSDRITSHALQELTPAKTIDNEPEIKTWLALPVKTKKKGGGKKKKGKKSEKEESSQAEPMEGESSVADS; encoded by the exons AGGCTCTGCAGTTGGTGGTGTTTGAATGCAAACCAAAGGCAAAGATAGTTGATCTTTGTGAAAAAGGAGATGCCTATATCAAAGA GCAAACAGGCAATATGTACAAGAACGTGAAGAAGAAAATTGAGAGGGGCGTGGCATTCCCGACCTGCATTTCAGTTAACAATACCGTCTGCCATTTTTCTCCACTCTCTAGTGATGAGACAGTATTGGAAGAAGGCGATATGGTGAAGAT tgATATGGGGTGTCATATAGATGGCTTTATTGCTGTAGTTGCTCATACACATGTGCTCCAGAGAGGACCTTTTACTGGTAGAGCAGCTGATGTAGTTGCGGCTGCTAATACAGCTGCTGAAGTTGCTCTGAGGCTCGTGAGACCAGGAAGGAAG AACTCGGATGTAACAGAAGCTATTCAGAAAGTTGCTGCAGCATATGACTGCAAGATCGTTGAAGGTGTTTTGAGCCATCAAATGAAGCAGTTTGTGATTGATGGAAACAAAGTTGTCTTAAGTGTGTCCAATCCTGATACCAGAGTAGACGAGGCAGAGTTTGAGGAGAATGAGGTCTATTCAATTGACATTGTTACAAGCACCGGTGAAGGAAAG CCAAAGTTGTTGGACGAGAAACAAACAACCATCTACAAGAGAGCTGTAGATAAAAGCTACAACCTGAAGATGAAAGCATCGAGGTTTATCTTCAGCGAAATCAGTCAGAAGTTCCCTATCATGCCATTTACAGCAAG GGATTTGGAGGAGAAAAGAGCTCGTTTGGGACTAGTCGAATGTGTTAACCATGAACTTTTGCAGCCATATCCTGTTCTACATGAGAAACCTG GTGATTTGGTTGCTCACATAAAATTCACAGTGCTATTGATGCCTAACGGGTCAGATAGGATCACATCTCATGCTCTCCAGGAGCTGACACCTGCGAAGACAATAGACAACGAACCTGAAATCAAGACCTGGCTAGCCCTGCCTGTAAAGACCAAGAAGAAAGGCGGcgggaagaaaaagaaag GCAAGAAAAGTGAGAAAGAAGAGTCATCTCAAGCTGAGCCTATGGAAGGAGAATCAAGTGTTGCTGATTCTTGA
- the LOC132605796 gene encoding ran-binding protein 1 homolog c-like: MASSEPTHEHREKKEEVEEANGADDEDTGAEVAPIVQLEQVAVSTGEENENPIIDLKAKLYRFDKDGNQWKERGAGTVKLLKHKETGKVRLVMRQSKTLKICANHLVLPTMTVQEHAGNEKSCVWHAPDFADGELKDELFCIRFASIENCKSFMETFQEIAESQKKQETEDGSTAAGLLEKLTVEDKKSEEKSEDKTREGDVKEEKAEDKTKEGDGKEEKAEDKDAEKKDESASA; the protein is encoded by the exons ATGGCAAGCAGTGAGCCTACACACGAACACAGGGAAAAGAAGGAGGAAGTAGAAGAAGCTAACGGAGCAGATGACGAAGATACAGGAGCTGAGGTGGCTCCAATTGTTCAACTCGAACAAGTTGCTGTATCTACAGGCGAAGAGAACGAAAATCCCATCATTGATTT GAAAGCCAAGCTTTATAGGTTTGATAAAGATGGGAATCAGTGGAAAGAGAGAGGTGCTGGAACTGTGAAGCTATTGAAGCATAAGGAAACCGGCAAAGTTCGCCTTGTTATGCGCCAATCCAAGACCCTTAAGATCTGCGCCAACCACCTTG TTCTCCCAACGATGACGGTTCAGGAACATGCTGGAAATGAGAAGTCTTGCGTGTGGCATGCACCCGATTTTGCTGATGGTGAACTGAAAGATGAGCTTTTTTGCATCAGATTTGCATCTATTGAGA ATTGCAAATCCTTCATGGAGACGTTTCAAGAGATTGCTGAATCACAAAAGAAACAGGAAACTGAAGATGGATCTACCGCTGCCGGATTGCTTGAGAAGTTAACTGTTGAAGATAAAAAGTCAGAAGAGAAAAGCGAGGATAAAACCAGGGAAGGGGATGTTAAGGAGGAGAAAGCCGAAGACAAAACCAAGGAAGGGGATGGTAAGGAGGAGAAAGCCGAAGACAAGGATGCAGAGAAAAAGGATGAAAGTGCTTCAGCTTGA